One region of Streptomyces subrutilus genomic DNA includes:
- a CDS encoding RRQRL motif-containing zinc-binding protein, with amino-acid sequence MGTLPVYRWRLAPDGLATRRQLRAAGLRPGGQDVVAQLERPRRRRGPLIAYLYLVERAKPVRPMTERRAAALAKANAARRTCPACRLDAGYVIPVSLGCCVPCSSR; translated from the coding sequence ATGGGCACCCTGCCGGTCTACCGATGGCGCCTGGCCCCCGACGGGCTCGCCACAAGGCGCCAACTGCGTGCCGCGGGGCTTCGGCCCGGCGGGCAGGATGTCGTCGCCCAGCTGGAGCGGCCCCGCCGGCGGCGCGGCCCGCTGATCGCCTACCTGTACCTGGTCGAGCGGGCCAAGCCCGTGCGGCCGATGACCGAACGCCGGGCCGCCGCCCTCGCCAAGGCCAACGCTGCCCGCCGTACTTGCCCGGCCTGCCGTCTGGATGCCGGGTACGTCATTCCGGTCTCACTCGGCTGCTGTGTTCCCTGCTCCTCGCGCTAA